ATTATGTCCTACCCTCTTATTTTTACTACCTTATGTATTTTTGTAAACTTACCTACTCGCATATGGATGAAGTAAACACCTGAAGATAACTCACTGCTATCCCAGTTAATTGTATACCGATTAGCGGGCTGCTTCTTATCTACAAGCACCTTAATAACTTTACCCGTTATGTCATAAACCTTTATGCTAACAATTGCCTCTTTTGGTAATATATAGCTTAAAATAGCAGTCTTTGTGAAAGGATTAG
The sequence above is drawn from the bacterium genome and encodes:
- a CDS encoding T9SS type A sorting domain-containing protein, which codes for NPFTKTAILSYILPKEAIVSIKVYDITGKVIKVLVDKKQPANRYTINWDSSELSSGVYFIHMRVGKFTKIHKVVKIRG